The window GAAGGTGGCGTGCACGGCGTAGGGGTCGGCCGTGTCATACCGCAGGCCCGCGGGAACAGGCAGTGAGGACTCGCTCGACACAACGAGGCGCAGGTGCAGCTCGCAGCTGACCGTGGTGTTCATAAGCGCCAGGGCCTTTCGCTCAGTGTGCGCTCGGGGATTCGCACGTCGGCGAAATCGACATGCCACCTACGGTGCCGTTGTAAACCCCTCTGACCGTTTTGCGGACCTCTGGGTCCCTCGAACGGCGGATCCAAACCACCGTTCACGCGTGTATCCGGCTCGGGTAGATTCGGTGGCATGAATACGGGGAGTGACCGCGAGACCCACGAGTCCGCGACCAGTGAGACGGAACCGGACGAGAAGCCGCACGTGTCGAGGGCGCCCGCCTTCGTCAAGGCCCGGCGCGGTCTGCACCTGAGCTGGCAGGTCGGCGTCTTCATCGTCGGCCTGGCCGTCATCGCCGCCGGTGTGGCGATGCTCGTCCTGCCGGGCCCGGGATGGGTCGCGATCTTCGCCGGCCTGTTCATCTGGGGCACCGAGTTCGCCTGGGCGCAGGTCGTGCTGCGCTGGACGAAGCGCAAGGTGGCCGAGGCGGCCCAGAAGGCGCTCGACCCGAAGGTGCGCCGCCGCAACATCATCCTGACCAGCATCGGCCTCGTGATCGCCGGCGTGCTGGTCGGCTTCTACCTGTGGAAGTACGGCCTGATGCTGCCGTGGAACATCAAGGACCAGTGATCCGTCCCTGATGGCGGGGAGCACCGCTGACATGCGGTAATGTTTGCGGTGCGTCCGG of the Streptomyces sp. NBC_01426 genome contains:
- a CDS encoding TIGR02611 family protein; its protein translation is MNTGSDRETHESATSETEPDEKPHVSRAPAFVKARRGLHLSWQVGVFIVGLAVIAAGVAMLVLPGPGWVAIFAGLFIWGTEFAWAQVVLRWTKRKVAEAAQKALDPKVRRRNIILTSIGLVIAGVLVGFYLWKYGLMLPWNIKDQ